In the Bradyrhizobium guangzhouense genome, one interval contains:
- a CDS encoding NUDIX hydrolase, with product MSDKLTPIEIGLTAAIVAIEDHEPLVLTARGADGLAGLPFGPFDAPSHRTFEIGLRAWVEEQAGLRLGYVEQLYTFGDRGRHAEAGDTGAHMVSIGYLALTRGAEGAANAASFEPWYRFFPWEDWREAPPAIIARDIIPALTAWAEEEPPETTRALPRRDRVRFYFGLEGASWDEERVLDRYELLYEAGLVEEARRDGRPAALARKTLPALGTSMRFDHRRILATAIARLRAKLKYRPVVFELLPAEFTLTELQYTVEAISGRHLHKQNFRRLVETEALVEPTGEMSTQTGGRPAALYRFRRDVLQERPAPGLRVRSRR from the coding sequence ATGAGCGACAAGCTGACGCCGATCGAGATCGGCCTGACGGCCGCGATCGTCGCGATCGAGGATCACGAGCCGCTGGTGTTGACCGCGCGCGGCGCTGACGGGCTCGCCGGGCTGCCGTTCGGTCCATTCGATGCGCCGAGCCATCGCACCTTCGAGATCGGTCTGCGCGCCTGGGTCGAGGAACAGGCGGGACTGCGGCTCGGCTATGTCGAGCAGCTCTACACGTTCGGCGATCGCGGCCGTCATGCCGAGGCGGGCGACACCGGCGCGCATATGGTGTCGATCGGCTATCTGGCGCTGACGCGCGGCGCCGAGGGCGCTGCGAATGCCGCAAGCTTCGAGCCCTGGTATCGGTTCTTCCCCTGGGAGGACTGGCGCGAGGCGCCACCTGCGATCATCGCCCGTGACATCATCCCGGCGCTGACGGCATGGGCCGAGGAGGAGCCGCCCGAGACGACGCGCGCGCTACCGCGCAGGGATCGCGTGCGGTTCTATTTCGGCCTCGAGGGTGCTTCCTGGGACGAGGAGCGCGTGCTCGACCGCTATGAGTTGCTCTACGAGGCCGGCCTCGTCGAGGAAGCCCGGCGCGATGGCCGCCCTGCGGCACTGGCGCGCAAGACGCTGCCAGCGCTCGGCACGTCCATGCGCTTCGACCATCGCCGGATCCTCGCCACCGCGATCGCCAGGCTGCGCGCAAAGCTGAAGTATCGTCCTGTGGTGTTTGAACTTTTGCCCGCCGAGTTCACACTCACTGAGTTGCAGTATACGGTGGAGGCGATCTCCGGCCGGCACCTGCACAAGCAGAATTTCCGTCGTCTGGTCGAAACCGAGGCGCTGGTCGAACCGACCGGCGAGATGTCGACACAGACGGGCGGGAGACCGGCGGCGCTCTATCGCTTCCGCCGCGACGTGCTCCAGGAACGGCCGGCGCCCGGTTTGCGCGTCCGCTCCCGGCGCTAG
- a CDS encoding DUF2339 domain-containing protein, with the protein MFDAPFDVFAVMIAIAAFLIALKASNQATELRRRLRSLEAALQAQRQLQPPPPLPVQEQPSTPETSAAEPPPLAPEAEAAPPLVTEEASPPPLEPSAEAGLAADAPPSLPAPAPGFEERLGTRWVVWIGGLALALGGFFMVRYSIEAGLVGPGVRVFLGGLFAAALLGAGEWTRRKESISSIAALPIANIPAILTAAGTAVAFATVYAAYALYGFLVPATAFVLLGIVAMGTLAAALLHGPALAGLGVVGAFATPVLVSSGKSDYWALYIYLAIVTAASFGLARIRLWRWLAVTTIVFAVLWIFPGLDTGDMHVAPHAFHVMSGFVLAALLVVCGFMFGPTIEDGQIEPVSSSALGAYLFGAMLIVLSSAHADLSLIAFTLLVAATLFVAWRADAAVGALGAAAATVFIVFAEWAVRANPDMLVLPGGAMPGITPTATDSAVTQHLVMAAIFAAGFGIAGFFAQGRSNSAIIPVVWSAAGVATPIAILVALYARIAHLDRSIPFAILAVLLAAAFGFATETLTRRQTRPGLAISTALFATGTLGALALALTFALEKGWLTIALALMSLGTAWIALQRPIPFLRWLAAIFAGIVTSRILYDPRIVGDAVGTTPIFNWLLWGYGLPAASFWGASIFLRRRGDDAPLRMVEAAAILFTALLAFMEVRHFATGGDMIASPSLIEAALQVCVALAMAIGLERLRLRSHSIVHNVGAIVLTAIAGFIGVLGLLFLENPLLWHIDVGGALFNLLLLGYALPAVLMLLLAYAVADARGKIYANTIAGSALVFALVYLTLEIRRFYHGPFLTSGETTGAEQYTYSIGWLAFGVVLLGIGILANSERARLASAAVIALTILKAFVIDMSTLTGVYRALSFMGLGIVLVAIGWLYQRILFRRQATPPPAPQTGS; encoded by the coding sequence ATGTTCGACGCCCCGTTCGACGTCTTTGCAGTGATGATTGCGATCGCCGCGTTCCTGATCGCGCTGAAAGCGTCGAACCAGGCGACCGAGCTGCGCCGTCGGCTGCGCTCGCTGGAGGCCGCTCTGCAGGCGCAGCGCCAGCTTCAGCCACCGCCACCGCTGCCTGTGCAGGAGCAGCCAAGCACGCCGGAGACATCTGCGGCAGAGCCGCCGCCGCTGGCGCCGGAAGCCGAGGCTGCGCCGCCGCTCGTCACCGAAGAGGCTTCGCCACCCCCGCTCGAACCGAGTGCTGAAGCCGGCCTCGCAGCCGATGCGCCGCCGTCATTGCCCGCGCCGGCGCCCGGCTTCGAGGAGCGGCTCGGCACCCGCTGGGTGGTGTGGATCGGCGGCCTGGCGCTCGCGCTCGGCGGCTTCTTCATGGTGCGCTATTCGATCGAAGCGGGCCTCGTCGGCCCCGGCGTGCGCGTGTTCCTGGGCGGCCTGTTCGCAGCCGCGCTGCTCGGTGCCGGCGAGTGGACGCGGCGCAAGGAAAGCATCTCGAGCATCGCAGCGCTGCCGATCGCCAACATCCCCGCGATCCTCACCGCGGCCGGAACGGCGGTGGCGTTCGCGACCGTGTATGCCGCCTACGCGCTCTATGGCTTCCTGGTGCCCGCCACCGCCTTCGTGCTGCTCGGCATCGTTGCGATGGGCACGCTCGCGGCGGCGCTGCTGCACGGGCCGGCGCTCGCAGGCCTCGGCGTGGTCGGCGCCTTCGCGACGCCGGTGCTGGTCTCCAGCGGCAAGTCGGACTATTGGGCGCTGTACATTTATCTTGCCATCGTCACCGCCGCGAGCTTCGGCCTCGCCCGCATCAGGCTGTGGCGCTGGCTGGCCGTCACGACGATCGTCTTCGCAGTGCTCTGGATCTTCCCGGGCCTCGACACCGGTGACATGCACGTCGCGCCGCATGCGTTCCATGTGATGTCAGGCTTCGTGCTCGCCGCGCTGCTCGTGGTCTGCGGCTTCATGTTTGGCCCCACCATCGAGGACGGACAGATCGAACCGGTGTCGTCGAGCGCGCTCGGCGCCTATCTGTTCGGCGCGATGCTGATCGTATTGTCGAGTGCGCATGCCGACCTGTCGCTGATCGCCTTCACGCTGCTCGTTGCTGCGACGCTGTTCGTCGCCTGGCGCGCGGACGCCGCCGTCGGCGCGCTGGGCGCGGCCGCGGCAACCGTGTTCATCGTGTTCGCCGAATGGGCGGTGCGCGCCAATCCTGACATGCTGGTGCTGCCTGGCGGCGCGATGCCGGGCATCACGCCGACCGCAACCGACAGTGCGGTGACGCAGCATCTGGTGATGGCTGCGATCTTTGCCGCCGGCTTCGGCATCGCCGGCTTCTTCGCGCAAGGCCGATCGAATTCGGCGATCATTCCCGTGGTGTGGTCGGCGGCGGGTGTCGCGACGCCCATCGCGATCCTCGTCGCGCTCTACGCCCGCATTGCCCATCTCGACCGCTCGATTCCGTTCGCGATCCTCGCGGTGCTGCTCGCCGCCGCCTTTGGCTTTGCGACCGAAACACTGACCCGCCGTCAAACCCGGCCGGGCCTTGCGATCTCGACGGCCCTGTTCGCGACCGGCACGCTCGGCGCGCTGGCGTTGGCGCTGACCTTCGCGCTGGAGAAGGGCTGGCTCACCATCGCGCTGGCGCTGATGTCGCTCGGCACCGCCTGGATTGCGCTGCAGCGACCTATCCCGTTCCTGCGCTGGCTCGCCGCGATCTTCGCCGGCATCGTCACCTCGCGCATCCTCTATGACCCGCGCATCGTCGGCGATGCCGTCGGCACCACGCCGATCTTCAATTGGCTGCTGTGGGGCTATGGCCTGCCGGCCGCCTCCTTCTGGGGGGCGAGCATCTTCCTGCGCCGCAGGGGCGACGATGCACCGCTGCGCATGGTGGAGGCGGCCGCGATCCTGTTCACCGCGCTGCTCGCCTTCATGGAGGTCCGCCACTTCGCGACCGGCGGGGACATGATCGCATCGCCCTCGCTGATCGAGGCCGCCCTGCAGGTCTGCGTGGCGCTGGCCATGGCGATCGGACTGGAGCGGTTGCGGCTGCGCAGCCACAGCATCGTGCACAATGTGGGCGCGATCGTGCTCACGGCGATCGCCGGCTTCATCGGCGTGTTAGGCCTGCTGTTCCTGGAGAATCCGCTGCTGTGGCACATTGATGTCGGCGGCGCCTTGTTCAACCTGCTGCTGCTCGGCTACGCCCTGCCCGCGGTGCTGATGCTGCTGCTCGCTTATGCGGTGGCCGACGCGCGGGGCAAGATCTATGCGAATACGATTGCGGGCTCGGCGCTGGTGTTTGCGCTCGTCTACCTGACGCTGGAGATCCGCCGCTTCTATCACGGCCCGTTCCTCACCAGCGGCGAGACCACGGGCGCCGAGCAATACACCTATTCGATCGGCTGGCTCGCCTTCGGCGTCGTGCTGCTCGGCATCGGTATTCTCGCCAACTCCGAGCGGGCGCGCCTGGCGTCGGCCGCCGTCATCGCGCTGACGATCCTGAAGGCCTTCGTCATCGACATGTCGACGCTGACGGGCGTCTACCGGGCGCTGTCGTTCATGGGCCTCGGCATCGTGCTGGTCGCGATCGGCTGGCTCTACCAGCGCATCCTATTCCGGCGGCAGGCAACGCCACCGCCGGCTCCCCAGACGGGCAGCTGA
- a CDS encoding tyrosine phosphatase family protein — MIHVCSLAALPETVRRTGASHVLTVMANVEQVARPVSVLPANHLKVSMDDIIEEMDGFVAPSEAHIDQVLNFVRGWDRAAPLVVHCYAGISRSTASAFAAACALNPDRDEIEIAKKIRAASPIASPNRRIVSLADRALGRNGRMLRALDEMGPGEMLVEGRPFVIELE; from the coding sequence ATGATCCACGTCTGCTCGCTCGCCGCCCTTCCCGAAACCGTTCGCCGCACCGGGGCCAGCCACGTGCTGACCGTGATGGCCAATGTCGAGCAGGTGGCGCGGCCGGTGTCGGTGCTGCCGGCCAATCATCTCAAGGTGTCGATGGATGACATCATCGAGGAGATGGACGGCTTTGTCGCCCCCTCCGAGGCCCATATCGACCAGGTGCTGAACTTCGTGCGCGGCTGGGACCGGGCTGCACCGCTGGTGGTTCATTGCTATGCCGGCATCAGCCGCTCCACGGCGAGCGCGTTCGCCGCCGCCTGCGCGCTCAATCCTGATCGCGACGAGATCGAGATCGCGAAGAAGATCCGCGCGGCCTCCCCGATCGCCTCGCCGAACCGCCGCATTGTCAGCCTCGCCGACCGCGCACTCGGGCGCAACGGCCGCATGCTGCGCGCGCTCGACGAGATGGGTCCGGGCGAGATGCTGGTCGAGGGCCGCCCCTTCGTGATCGAGCTCGAATGA